In the genome of Girardinichthys multiradiatus isolate DD_20200921_A chromosome 7, DD_fGirMul_XY1, whole genome shotgun sequence, one region contains:
- the LOC124871920 gene encoding trace amine-associated receptor 13c-like, which translates to MATQEEAELCFPQLNSSCRKPTLHWSKAVLLNTVLSFIGLATVFLNLLIIISISQFRKLHTTTNILLLSLAVSDFLVGLLLMPGEILRSTTCWFLGDVICSLYYYLVCQIVSGSIGNVVLISVDRYVAICHPLHYATRITLGRVKCCICLCWLGAGFCSIFYLKDDLIQPGRGNSCFGECMLLMSYLTGTTDLILNFICPLSIIILLYMRVFVVAVSQARAMRSHITAFTLHCSVNLATKRSELKAARTLGVLIVLHLACYCPYYIYSLVETYVTSTAYASFLIFLFYFNSCLNPVIYALFYPWFRKATKVIVTLQILQSGSCDANVL; encoded by the exons ATGGCAACACAGGAAGAGGCTGAACTCTGTTTTCCACAACTTAACAGCTCCTGCAGGAAGCCAACACTTCATTGGTCTAAAGCTGTGCTCCTGAACACTGTGCTGTCCTTCATCGGTCTGGCCACTGTATTTCTCAACCTGCTCATCATCATTTCAATCTCCCAGTTCAG GAAGCTTCACACCACCACTAACATCCTCCTCCTGTCATTGGCTGTGTCAGATTTCCTTGTGGGTCTCCTGTTGATGCCTGGGGAAATCTTAAGAAGCACAACATGCTGGTTTCTTGGAGATGTCATATGTTCTCTCTATTATTACCTGGTCTGCCAAATTGTTTCTGGTTCTATTGGAAACGTTGTTCTCATATCAGTTGACCGTTATGTGGCTATTTGTCACCCTTTACATTATGCCACTAGGATCACTTTAGGAAGAGTGAAGTGCTGTATTTGTCTATGTTGGCTTGGTGCAggtttttgcagcattttttatttaaaggatgaTCTTATTCAACCAGGCAGAGGCAATTCCTGCTTTGGAGAATGTATGCTTTTAATGAGCTATCTGACTGGAACTACTGACCTTATTTTAAATTTCATATGTCCACTTTCAATTATCATACTTCTGTACATGAGAGTATTTGTGGTGGCTGTGTCTCAGGCTCGTGCCATGCGCTCTCACATTACAGCTTTCACACTTCATTGTTCAGTAAACTTAGCAACAAAAAGATCAGAGTTAAAAGCAGCCAGGACTCTGGGTGTTCTCATTGTTTTACATCTAGCATGTTACTGCCCATATTATATTTACTCCCTTGTTGAGACATATGTGACCAGCACTGCATATGCGTCATTTTTgatatttctcttttattttaacTCCTGTCTAAACCCTGTCATATATGCCCTGTTCTACCCCTGGTTCAGAAAAGCTACTAAGGTCATTGTCACACTGCAGATACTGCAATCTGGCTCTTGTGATGCAAATGTACTGTAG